TAAACGAGGGTATCGCTTGGACGGACGAGGAATACGTCGAGTGGGGGATTAAACTGGGTACCGACGCCAACTTACGACAACAAATCCGCTGGAAGCTGCATCAATCCCGTCAAACCTCTCCCCTTTGGAACGCGCGACAATTTACCCGTGACATGGAAGAAGCTTATCGACAAATGTGGGCCAAGTATAGCGCGGAGCGATCTTTGTAGGGGAAGGGGGAAAGGTAGACTAGATAATTATTAAGCGCGGTTTCAATTGTCCTAGTGTCTTATCGTAAGTCCTGGAAATAAAACTCTGCTTGACTAAATACCAATAAATATTATATGTTGGTATGTATTTACTGAGGACGTATCATGCAAAAAAACACAAGCGTAACTCTAGGGGAGCATTTTGACGAGTTTATTGCAATCCAAATCGATAGAGGGCGTTTTGCTAGTGCAAGCGAGGCCATTCGTGCTGGTTTGCGTTTACTTGAAGAACATGAAACAAAGCTTCTAGCCTTACAGCGAGCCTTAGAAGAAGGTGAGAATAGCGGATTTGTTGAATAC
This is a stretch of genomic DNA from Gloeocapsa sp. PCC 73106. It encodes these proteins:
- a CDS encoding type II toxin-antitoxin system ParD family antitoxin — translated: MQKNTSVTLGEHFDEFIAIQIDRGRFASASEAIRAGLRLLEEHETKLLALQRALEEGENSGFVEYSLHGLLEELDKEQSA